The following coding sequences lie in one Arachis ipaensis cultivar K30076 chromosome B03, Araip1.1, whole genome shotgun sequence genomic window:
- the LOC110270493 gene encoding TRIO and F-actin-binding protein-like has product MHAAGGGGSWFRRGGRGRATAATPLPFFTRAHRDPLPSFSPSLSRTSSNQSSPLASLPYLTTAQQRRALLPHCPFAPSRRCLPQSLSQKEPEPPLPVPLPQSRSQKQPEPPLPVPLLLALSRHAQTVGAPPLPPLSPLFHFYNPEFRNCNQIGEPARNQSIEPNRDPTGFLKRQPNVAVSLTEAPASPNSAFQTPERLSVSLAHTQSREGSSDLSISLSSTPSSHRLVLPPSFLRTATVCSLTSPPSRSSHRNLRSHHLLHHSCMLCLPWCLSVSLSPLVTRCLCPPPQPLSLACSLACSTASVADLLLEAGGSLCPARLCVQGSPQA; this is encoded by the exons ATGCATGCTGCGGGTGGGGGCGGGAGTTGGTTCAGAAGAGGGGGAAGGGGAAGGGCCACCGCTGCTACTCCTCTCCCCTTCTTCACCAGAGCTCACCGCGACCCTCTCCCCTCTTTCTCTCCTTCCCTGTCTAGGACGTCCTCGAACCAGAGCTCACCGCTAGCGAGCCTCCCCTACTTGACCACCGCGCAGCAACGTAGAGCCCTTCTTCCCCATTGTCCGTTCGCACCATCTCGCCGCTGCCTCCCTCAATCGCTGTCGCAGAAGGAACCAGAGCCACCACTGCCCGTTCCCCTCCCTCAATCCCGGTCGCAGAAGCAACCAGAGCCACCACTACCCGTTCCCCTACTTCTAGCCCTTTCCCGTCATGCCCAGACCGTTGGTGCTCCACCACTGCCTCCCTTGTCccctctttttcatttttataatCCAG AATTCAGAAACTGTAATCAAATCGGTGAACCGGCCAGAAACCAGTCGATCGAACCGAATCGTGACCCGACCGGTTTTTTGAAAAGGCAACCAAACGTCGCCGTTTCACTCACTGAGGCACCAGCAAGCCCTAACTCAGCATTCCAAACTCCAGAGCGCCTCTCAGTCTCTCTCGCACACACTCAGTCCAGGGAGGGCTCTTCAGACCTCTCGATCTCATTGAGCTCAACTCCGTCCAGCCACCGCCTCGTGCTGCCGCCGTCGTTCCTTCGAACAGCCACCGTCTGCTCGCTCACTTCCCCTCCATCGCGCAGCAGCCATCGCAACCTTCGAAGCCACCATCTGCTCCACCACTCTTGCATGCTCTGTCTCCCTTGGTGTCTCTCGGTATCTCTGTCTCCCTTGGTCACTCGATGTCTCTGCCCCCCTCCGCAACCACTGTCTCTTGCATGCTCTCTAG CATGCTCTACAGCGAGTGTTGCGGATCTTCTGCTTGAAGCTGGTGGATCTCTTTGCCCTGCAAGACTATGTG tCCAAGGTTCACCACAAGCATAG